Within the Thermoanaerobaculia bacterium genome, the region AGCGCTCCATCCCAGTCGACCGCGGTCCCCGGGTGCTCCGCCGTCGTCCGTGTTCCCGGACGCCGCGCGCGCCAACCCTTCGAATGCGGCGAGGCGATCGTCCAGCGACCCTCGGAACCGGAGATCGCCCGGTCCCGGCCATGAGCTTGGGGCATCGCGCGGAAGTATAGGCTGGGCCGCCGATCGGGAAAACGCGTCCGGGGATTTCGGACGCGGCCGCTCCCGACCCGAGGGACGGACCCGCGCGGCGAGAGTCAGCCCGGGGAGTCGGGACGGCGGATCGGGACCGCCGCTACGGCATCTCCGCGGCGTGGTGCTTCACGAGCTTCGCCTGCGCGAGGTAGATCGTGTCCTCGGCGATGTTCGTCGCGAGGTCTCCCACGCGCTCGAGGTTCTTGGAGACCGAGATGCACTCGAGGCTGTAGGAGATGAGCGAGGGAGACTCCGCCATGTAGGTCAGCAGCTCCCGGATGATCGATTTGTTCTTGTCGTCGAGCACGTCGTCCTTCCGGATCACCGCGCGCGCGAGATCGGCGTCGCGGTTGACGAAAGAATCGAGCGCGTCCTTCAGCATCTCCATCGCGACCTCGCCCATCGAAGGAATGTCGATGAAGGGCTTGAGCGGCTTCTTCGCGGAGATCCTCTCGGCGCATTCGGCGATGTTGACCGCGTGGTCGCCGATCCGCTCGAGATCGTTGTTGATCTTGAGGCACGAGATCAGGAGGCGCAGGTCCACGGCGACCGGCTGCTGGAGAGCGAAGAGGTGGATCGCCTCCTCCTCGATCTCGACCTCCGTCCGGTCGATCGCCTCGTCGTTGGCGATCACGACGCTCGCCTTCGAGGCCGAGGCTTCCGTGAAGGCCTCGACCGCGGCCGCGATCTGCTTCTCGACCTCGGCGCCGAAGAGGATCAGGCGGCGGCGGAGATGCTCCAGCTGTTCGGCGAAATGCTCTTTCACGCGGCGGTCCCTTTCTGGGCGGAGGCGCGGGCGGATTCCCTTTCGGAGAAGACCGCCCGGCGCCCGAAAACCCGGGAGAACAACTTCGATTTCCGGCGGGCGCTCGCGAGCTCCGGCGCGATCCCCTCCGGCCCGGTCCGGCCCTCCGCCGCGGCGGCCTCGAAGAGCACCTTCTTCTGGCGAACCCGGCAGGAGACCGACGCGACGGCCTGGCGATGCCCGCGGTCCAGGGCGTCGGCGACCCGAAGGATCGCCGCGAGCTTCTCGACCGACTTCCGGCGCCATGGATCGAGCTGCCGCCATTCCGGATGGCGGTTCTTCGGGCGCGCGCCGCGGTGGTACCGGGCGACGGCGGCGATCGTCTCGACCTCCTCCGCGGCGAACCCGGTGAGGTCCCCGTGGCGGATGAGGTAGTACGTATGGCGGTGGCGCCGGGTCAGCCCGATCGAGGCCCCGGCGTCGTGGAGGAGCGCGGCGACCCGGAGCCACTCCCGTTCGCGCCCGGTCATCTGGTGGAGCCGGTGGGTCGACTCGAAGATCCGGTCGGCGAGCGCGGCCACGTGCCGCGCGTGCATCACTTCCACGTTCGTCCGCCGCGCGAGCCGGTCGACGCTGCTCTCTCGCACGTCCCGCGCGATGGGGGGAAGGAGGCCGGGAGAACGCCGCCTCACGACCTGATCGAGGAGCGCGCCTTCCCGGAGCCCTCCCTCGCCCACGAGAATCTCGCCGGCGCCGGCGGCCTTCATGATCATCGAGAGCAGCATGCCGCCGGGGAACGCGATGTCGCGCCGCTTCGGATCGAGACCGGGAAGCCGGAGCTTGTCCTTGAGCGTCGTCCGGGAGAGGAGCGCGAGGACCTTCTTCAGTCCCTTGCGCGGGAGCGTCCGGTGTCCGGAGGGGAAGACGTCGCGCCCCCGGATCGCGGCCTCGTACACCATCGACATCGACTGGACGGTTCCCGACGTCCCGACGCAGGTCTTGAAGCCGGAGCGGGCCACGCGGCGCGCGGCGGGAGCGACCCGTCGCCGGATCGCGCGCTTCAGGTCCTCGCGCTCGCCCGGGGACACCGGATCGCTGCGGAGGTACTTCTCGGCGAGGCGGACCGCCCCGAGCTCGACGGATTCCGCGAAGAGGACGCGGTCGCCTTCCGAAACC harbors:
- the phoU gene encoding phosphate signaling complex protein PhoU, whose translation is MKEHFAEQLEHLRRRLILFGAEVEKQIAAAVEAFTEASASKASVVIANDEAIDRTEVEIEEEAIHLFALQQPVAVDLRLLISCLKINNDLERIGDHAVNIAECAERISAKKPLKPFIDIPSMGEVAMEMLKDALDSFVNRDADLARAVIRKDDVLDDKNKSIIRELLTYMAESPSLISYSLECISVSKNLERVGDLATNIAEDTIYLAQAKLVKHHAAEMP
- a CDS encoding Ppx/GppA phosphatase family protein, with product MTTRASIDIGSNTIKLLVARVGSDGTLEPLSREKELVRLGHETFATGRLSPEAIEAGAAAVERLASVARGSGAETIRAVATCAVREAENADDFVAAVRERCGVEVEVISGEEEARLITLAVRSEFPESCDPLFLVDIGGGSTELVVSEGDRVLFAESVELGAVRLAEKYLRSDPVSPGEREDLKRAIRRRVAPAARRVARSGFKTCVGTSGTVQSMSMVYEAAIRGRDVFPSGHRTLPRKGLKKVLALLSRTTLKDKLRLPGLDPKRRDIAFPGGMLLSMIMKAAGAGEILVGEGGLREGALLDQVVRRRSPGLLPPIARDVRESSVDRLARRTNVEVMHARHVAALADRIFESTHRLHQMTGREREWLRVAALLHDAGASIGLTRRHRHTYYLIRHGDLTGFAAEEVETIAAVARYHRGARPKNRHPEWRQLDPWRRKSVEKLAAILRVADALDRGHRQAVASVSCRVRQKKVLFEAAAAEGRTGPEGIAPELASARRKSKLFSRVFGRRAVFSERESARASAQKGTAA